A window of the Labeo rohita strain BAU-BD-2019 chromosome 1, IGBB_LRoh.1.0, whole genome shotgun sequence genome harbors these coding sequences:
- the LOC127160258 gene encoding uncharacterized protein LOC127160258 has product MQFNLNGLDKECAACEKAGCARRSHRGPKGVSFPTLPSQENITYITNAGVRDAILNLTLTALAPKFPLFQTSDYELWFQINLVVLLASFRPSVLVVIPANLTCDYYDAVLKGLENALAVLPSGIGVELKSSIGELRQSAPEGCTPPRPVGVCEETVVDEVRLCESVNRDGLGSQVPSSDRLCDFGISEYACSSVASSLSSGDLVTLLTCKQPNSTTGAEAWTFLPESRGSPGGCSVSNLSDRQPEPHVLDAIGEVKVNNFSATQLTDVSFVAHWFQGRLRPFLPAASKDFLSCLSSKNFSCDTYQVVVQALSRQASLMEVGQQRLVFADFVLLFLSRDDLADPACLAKTTSSADWLEKNFGNFSVYATLEQLQTLNANFSSFESLTLLSPSQVAELTLSSGALNSTNQIDAVFDRLEDGDAFKNVEEFLTTLTAKPENPDITPAVRDVMMNRTFVIIAPKLQEFAAPDWEVWFTVKLIPILPSFTAEMLLEVTADVNCTNYHVIVKGLNVAYSQMPVERREEVAANLVVYLRHSVHQISQPACKQVVQNDTDWLALNLGQFFTYVPNSDLAEFNISREVILDSLTGEQKVERILTPGLVDEESAVRELFGSVVKSSGQNQLDEFFEKFVSMSAQRNVSSISTAVSSIILNMTLTDLVNRFETFEPQIFALWFQSYLHVFLPGIGPDSLSVIPRTISCGSYREIVKGCDDIFSTLTPIQTEYVYSFTRDYLSHQPSQGNSCVQSTNSDSDWLLKNFGQFRIIANFTDFINLKRDFNGVKAAEFLTPSQLAELCSDPSRLSGPADVQTVMNALQTQQLSEFFDALSPNIRVNEPGYSAEVRRTFLQTVFARGDLSSPSVTDLELSVWLTVRLRPLLSALSPANVTVYFDIVRARGCSVKQEAVSVLDSQRTALDENTQHQIYSNIQQLLTDAPLRCYVSGSFYLFLKSFFLQFGFPDLNSFQSLIPEDRRPELLGSISMAELSEFLNAPQTLGNGSGLCDLLSQYNQTARYLEMEPLGSVGLARQVLSCVWPRVLKLEIQSEVDQWFDRRLVRYLPLLSSALISPAQLSSAACLPYRKLVSVLGNNYNFSKTDFTPEDVYGSVKVYLTNGGSPRCYNASNPQLNSTNWLVSYIGIFIRYVNLSDLNSFVSPNQINVFLENPENLQLLNGTATVQSSVANYYVTQLYNQNPSFNPISLPGQFLCGIPSFAFELLGAADSLVLIQRINVFCNGTEIPEITSALAANLPSLSSDTIQLLGSQSAGLTEAQISSAPSNVIKGALSTLSAVAGWNQGQANAVIQTLIESDFPINTGSSLLSLGTLVKGVPAETISGIESSELLAISQNPTFISNILSAPDIVQLVYVMKIVSIDETKVIENVPDALAGSIPRVLLIPQESVNVTLINQKHWTQEQAVMLFGSVASVSKDADELSEALLQGFTCTSAQTLADPKVKQLVKACRNRPGRQKVQLKESQLMCMYNYMKDEASPSFTDLPSDMLLYYNYEKVEKANCRSYFSAVGTADYTVLSGVLDKQKTLFNNAQNCLGISGQRLSKDHVEVLGNLTCTLEPVYIQNSDPAIIESLKNCRDLSDAQISAVQTLLLSGETVYGSSSGWDQQMLESLDTLPLYFTGDFWSRFSAPTKRKYLKVFMPLLRTRNTEKPKLKKLFKNCNAVLDAQSRIRRSADCTAGNITEATIADASFPFGYTAAQFDACLTVRVLRDNLAAVTEKVDDSDFQRIILSKLKQVYPAGLSDSALQLLASVSRQATLDEIRTWNVTSIDTLTALMDHNNGEWDKDKSKEVILRYLSVTGHTLGSNELNVIGSNICALNISTLQSITAGDLSNAEVLDLSSCSYEQKSVLYVTANSSFRAQRSNGPIYFHLISPYLGGAPVEDVRALASSNITMDISTFRSLSIPVVTGLSVSDVRALMGSAVGDLKVFENDSVVQAWIASQPQSQLDTLNVGLYGGRADPSAPAPTPVTVQSNSTANSTGSVMSTAPGQSSVATVTAQGSASALGLGPGLWLVVSCVWLLTFT; this is encoded by the exons atgcagtttAACCTTAATGGCTTAGACAAAGAATGTGCTGCTTGTGAAAAAGCAGGCTGTGCTAGAAGGTCCCATCGTGGTCCTAAAGGTGTCTCTTTCCCCACCCTCCCCTCTCAGGAAAACATCACCTATATCACCAATGCAGGCGTTCGGGACGCAATTCTGAACCTGACTTTGACGGCTCTGGCTCCCAAATTCCCTCTCTTCCAAACCAGTGACTACGAGCTGTGGTTCCAAATTAATCTCGTGGTCCTGCTGGCCAGCTTCCGTCCTTCAGTTCTGGTGGTGATCCCCGCCAACCTCACCTGTGACTATTACGATGCAGT ATTGAAAGGCCTGGAGAACGCTTTGGCAGTTCTCCCATCTGGAATTGGAGTGGAGTTGAAGTCAAGTATAGGTGAACTTCGACAGTCAGCACCAGAAG gcTGCACGCCTCCTCGCCCTGTCGGTGTC TGCGAAGAAACAGTAGTGGACG AGGTGAGGCTGTGTGAAAGTGTCAACCG CGATGGACTTGGGAGCCAGGTTCCTTCCTCGGATCGGCTGTGCGACTTCGGCATCTCTGAATATGCCTGCTCTTCG GTTGCATCATCTCTGTCCTCTGGCGACCTCGTCACGCTGCTGACTTGCAAGCAGCCGAACAGCACGACCGGCGCGGAGGCGTGGACTTTTCTTCCAGAAAGTCGCGGGAGTCCTGGAGGTTGCTCTGTCAGC AACCTCAGTGACCGTCAGCCTGAGCCCCACGTTCTCGATGCCATCGGAGAGGTCAAAGTCAACAACTTCAGCGCCACACAGCTGACGGATGTCAGCTTCGTTGCCCACTGGTTCCAGGGAAGGCTGAGACCATTCTTGCCAGCAGCCTCAAAGGACTTCCTGTCCTGCCTTAGCTCCAAGAACTTCAGTTGCGACACCTACCAAGTTGT GGTGCAGGCACTCAGTCGTCAGGCGTCCCTCATGGAGGTGGGGCAACAACGGCTCGTCTTCGCTGATTTCGtccttctcttcctctctcGAGATGACCTAGCAG ATCCTGCCTGTCTTGCTAAGACCACGAGCAGCGCTGACTGGCTGGAGAAGAACTTTGGCAACTTCTCTGTCTACGCTACCTTGGAGCAGTTGCAAACGCTGAATGCAAATTTCTCCAGT TTTGAATCGTTGACGCTGCTGAGCCCTAGCCAAGTAGCTGAGCTGACACTGAGCTCCGGAGCGTTGAACAGCACCAATCAGATCGACGCTGTGTTCGACCGCCTGGAGGACGGCGACGCTTTCAAGAACGTGGAGGAGTTCCTGACGACTCTAACCGCAAAACCTGAG AATCCTGATATCACCCCTGCTGTGAGAGACGTGATGATGAACCGAACCTTCGTAATCATTGCACCCAAGCTCCAGGAATTTGCGGCTCCTGACTGGGAAGTGTGGTTCACCGTGAAGCTCATCCCCATCCTCCCCAGTTTCACCGCAGAAATGCTGCTAGAGGTCACAGCTGACGTCAACTGCACCAACTACCACGTGAT TGTTAAAGGATTGAATGTGGCTTATTCACAAATGCCTGTTGAAAGAAGAGAGGAAGTTGCTGCAAATCTAGTAGTTTACCTCAGACATTCTGTGCACCAGATCAGTCAGCCAG CCTGCAAACAGGTTGTCCAAAATGACACTGACTGGCTTGCTCTGAACCTTGGTCAGTTTTTCACCTATGTTCCTAATTCAGACTTGGCAGAATTCAACATCTCTAGG GAAGTCATACTTGACTCTCTAACTGGTGAACAGAAAGTGGAGAGAATCTTGACACCAGGTCTGGTGGATGAGGAGTCTGCCGTTAGAGAACTGTTTGGATCTGTTGTAAAGTCTTCCGGCCAGAACCAGTTGGATGAATTCTTTGAGAAATTCGTCAGCATGTCTGCACAG AGAAACGTGTCAAGCATCAGCACAGCTGTGAGCAGCATCATTCTGAACATGACATTGACGGACCTGGTGAACAGATTTGAAACCTTTGAGCCGCAGATCTTTGCTTTATGGTTCCAGTCATACCTGCATGTTTTCCTCCCTGGGATCGGTCCGGATAGCCTTTCTGTCATCCCCAGGACCATCAGCTGTGGTTCTTACAGAGAAAT TGTGAAAGGCTGTGATGACATTTTCAGCACTCTCACACCGATTCAGACAGAGTACGTCTACAGTTTCACACGAGACTATCTCTCCCATCAGCCCAGCCAAg GAAACTCCTGTGTGCAGAGTACTAACAGTGACTCTGACTGGCTGCTGAAAAACTTTGGACAGTTCCGCATCATTGCCAACTTCACTGACTTTATCAACTTGAAAAGAGACTTTAATGGG gTCAAGGCTGCAGAGTTTCTGACTCCATCTCAGCTGGCTGAGCTTTGCTCCGACCCGTCACGTCTCAGCGGACCAGCGGATGTTCAGACTGTGATGAATGCGCTTCAAACGCAGCAGCTTTCAGAGTTTTTTGATGCTCTTTCTCCAAACATCCGG GTCAATGAACCGGGCTACTCTGCGGAGGTGAGGCGGACCTTCCTGCAGACGGTGTTTGCGCGAGGCGATCTGTCGTCTCCTTCGGTCACTGATTTGGAGCTGTCGGTCTGGCTCACGGTTCGACTCAGGCCGCTGCTCTCTGCCTTGAGCCCAGCCAACGTTACGGTGTACTTTGACATCGTCAGGGCTCGAGGCTGCAGCGTCAAACAGGAGGC TGTCAGTGTGCTGGACTCTCAAAGAACGGCTCTGGATGAAAACACACAACATCAGATCTATAGTAACATCCAACAGTTACTCACAG ACGCTCCTCTTCGCTGTTATGTCAGTGGCAGTTTCTACCTCTTCCTCAAGTCTTTCTTCCTCCAGTTTGGATTTCCAGACCTCAACTCCTTCCAGTCTCTGATCCCTGAGGACAGGAGGCCTGAG CTGTTGGGCTCCATCTCTATGGCCGAGCTGAGCGAGTTTCTGAACGCGCCACAAACCCTCGGAAACGGGTCGGGACTCTGCGATCTGCTCAGCCAGTACAACCAGACCGCACGCTATCTGGAGATG GAGCCGCTGGGATCCGTGGGTTTGGCCCGGCAGGTGCTATCCTGCGTCTGGCCTCGAGTTCTGAAGCTGGAGATCCAGTCTGAGGTGGATCAGTGGTTCGACCGTCGGCTCGTGAGATACCTGCCTCTGCTCAGCTCGGCGCTCATCAGCCCCGCGCAGCTCAGCAGCGCCGCCTGTCTGCCCTACAGGAAACT tGTTTCAGTTCTTGGAAACAACTACAACTTCTCCAAAACCGATTTCACCCCAGAGGACGTTTACGGCTCCGTGAAAGTATATCTCACAAATG gtggCTCACCACGTTGCTACAACGCCTCCAATCCTCAGCTGAACTCCACAAACTGGCTCGTGAGCTACATTGGCATTTTCATCAGATACGTCAATCTGTCTGACCTCAACTCCTTTGTGTCGCCTAACCAG ATCAATGTCTTCTTGGAAAACCCAGAGAACCTTCAGCTGCTCAACGGCACGGCGACAGTCCAGTCGAGCGTAGCCAACTACTACGTAACACAGCTGTACAATCAGAACCCGTCCTTCAACCCCATCAG TCTCCCAGGTCAGTTCCTGTGTGGAATCCCTTCATTTGCGTTCGAGCTTCTAGGAGCAGCAGACAGTTTGGTGCTCATCCAGCGGATCAACGTGTTCTGTAATGGAACCGAAATCCCTGAG ATCACCTCTGCTCTCGCGGCCAATCTCCCTTCGCTCTCCTCCGACACCATTCAGCTGCTCGGCAGCCAGAGCGCTGGACTGACGGAGGCTCAGATAAGCTCCGCCCCCTCTAATGTCATCAAGGGCGCGCTTTCGACTCTCAGCGCCGTCGCCGGCTGGAATCAGGGCCAAGCTAACGCGGTCATACAGACCCTCATCGAGTCCGACTTTCCG ATCAACACCGGCTCTTCACTGCTGTCTCTCGGCACGCTCGTCAAGGGCGTTCCAGCAGAAACCATCTCCGGCATCGAATCTTCAGAGCTCCTGGCCATATCCCAAAATCCCACCTTCATCAGCAACATCCTCTCAGCGCCAGACATCGTGCAGCTGGTTTATGTCATGAAG ATCGTGTCCATAGATGAGACTAAAGTCATCGAGAACGTTCCGGACGCGTTGGCTGGCTCGATCCCGCGCGTCTTGTTGATCCCCCAGGAGTCCGTGAACGTCACTCTGATCAACCAGAAGCACTGGACACAGGAGCAG GCTGTGATGCTGTTCGGCTCTGTGGCGAGTGTCAGTAAGGACGCTGACGA GCTGTCTGAGGCACTGCTGCAGGGTTTCACCTGCACGTCGGCCCAGACGCTCGCCGACCCGAAGGTCAAGCAGCTGGTGAAAGCCTGCAGAAATCGTCCGGGGCGGCAGAAGGTCCAGCTGAAAGAGAGTCAG CTGATGTGCATGTACAACTATATGAAAGACGAGGCTTCGCCAAGCTTTACGGATTTGCCTTCAGACATGCTGCTTTACTACAA CTACGAGAAGGTGGAGAAGGCGAACTGCCGCTCGTATTTCAGCGCCGTGGGCACGGCGGATTACACCGTTCTTTCCGGCGTCCTTGACAAACAGAAGACTCTGTTTAACAACGCACAAAACTGTCTG GGTATTTCGGGACAAAGGCTAAGCAAAGATCACGTGGAGGTTCTGGGTAACCTGACCTGCACACTCGAGCCCGTCTACATCCAAAACTCCGATCCAGCCATCATTGAGAGCCTGAAAAACTGCCGCGATCTATCCGACGCTCAGATCAGCGCTGTGCAAACACTGCTGCTCTCAGGAGAAACTGTCTACGG GAGCTCCTCTGGTTGGGATCAGCAGATGCTGGAGAGCCTCGACACGCTGCCGCTCTACTTCACTGGCGACTTCTGGAGCCGCTTCAGCGCG ccTACAAAGAGGAAGTACTTGAAGGTGTTCATGCCATTGCTGAGGACGAGAAACACGGAGAAGCCGAAACTAAAGAAACTCTTTAAAAACTGCAACGCTGTATTAGACGCTCAAAGCAGAATCAGGCGCTCTGcag ACTGCACCGCGGGCAACATCACGGAAGCCACGATCGCAGACGCCTCGTTCCCGTTCGGCTACACCGCGGCCCAGTTTGATGCGTGTCTGACCGTCCGAGTCCTCAGAGATAACCTGGCGGCCGTCACGGAGAAGGTGGACGACAGCGATTTCCAGAGAATCATTCTGAGCAAGCTGAAGCAG GTGTATCCGGCCGGTCTGTCCGACAGCGCGCTGCAGCTGCTCGCGTCTGTTTCGCGGCAGGCCACGCTGGACGAGATCAGGACGTGGAACGTCACCAGCATCGACACGCTGACAGCGCTGATGGACCATAACAACGGAGAATGGGACAAAgacaag AGCAAGGAGGTGATCCTCAGGTATCTGAGTGTGACCGGTCACACTTTAGGCAGTAATGAGCTGAACGTTATTGGCTCGAACATCTGCGCGCTGAACATCTCAACACTTCAGAGCATTACAGCAGGAGACCTGAG CAATGCAGAAGTTCTGGATCTGTCCTCATGTTCGTATGAGCAGAAATCAGTTCTGTACGTCACTGCCAACTCCTCGTTCAGAGCTCAGCGCAGCAACGGCCCCATTTACTTCCACCTCATCAGCCCATACCTCG